From one Suicoccus acidiformans genomic stretch:
- a CDS encoding helix-turn-helix domain-containing protein: MRSRRKHSDSELEKYIRLYLEDGISYRTLREEYGLLLSKRTFSNYVTKYRSHGYSGIQTKTSNNHYSYDFKLAVVEEYLDHQEPIRQLALKYNIPSHSTVRNWLIKYTKGEEIKDVVPKPEVYTMKGQKKTQEEKIEITNDYLETGMSYRETAEKYNVSYNNVYSWVQKYQKHGPDGLIDGRGRRKPESIQTEEEKLRTEMAALKARNEYLETENAALKKCKKWKES, encoded by the coding sequence ATGCGTTCAAGGAGGAAACATTCAGATAGTGAACTAGAGAAATATATTCGTTTATATTTAGAGGACGGTATATCCTATAGAACGTTGAGAGAAGAATATGGACTACTTTTATCCAAGCGAACGTTTTCTAATTACGTCACTAAATATAGAAGCCATGGCTATTCTGGCATCCAAACTAAGACCTCCAATAATCATTACAGTTATGACTTCAAGTTAGCTGTTGTTGAAGAGTATCTTGATCATCAAGAACCTATCAGACAACTCGCTCTAAAATACAATATACCTTCCCACAGCACTGTAAGAAACTGGCTAATCAAGTATACTAAAGGGGAAGAAATTAAGGACGTTGTTCCTAAACCCGAGGTGTATACAATGAAAGGCCAGAAGAAAACACAAGAAGAAAAAATTGAGATTACCAACGATTATCTAGAGACCGGGATGTCCTATAGAGAAACTGCTGAGAAATACAACGTATCCTACAACAATGTCTATTCATGGGTCCAGAAGTATCAAAAACATGGGCCAGATGGCCTGATAGATGGCAGAGGCCGAAGAAAGCCAGAAAGCATTCAAACAGAGGAAGAGAAGCTTAGAACAGAAATGGCTGCTTTAAAAGCTCGTAATGAGTATTTAGAAACGGAGAACGCTGCCTTAAAAAAATGCAAGAAGTGGAAAGAGAGTTGA